Genomic window (Magnolia sinica isolate HGM2019 chromosome 10, MsV1, whole genome shotgun sequence):
CGGCCGGGGTCAGAGGCAATCTGCTCCCGTCCGAAAATCCGTTCTGGCTTCTGTCCCACTCACCAGTTGGACCACACGTGTACATTTGGAAATGGGTTGTGCTGATTTTTCTTTTTAGCCGTTCAGATTTCATGTTACTGATATGACCTACCTATGATGGGTGGGCCCGATGTATGAGGCCAGGAATGTTCACCTTCTGCCCCACCTAATCAATGGGCAACATACCTAACACGTGTGCAACGACTCACCTCTTCACAAAACGAGACGTTCATGGCTACATTCAATGAATCTACTGGCTTTAATGTAAAAATGTATGCTCACGGGTTTTGAATTGGGTCCAAATAAAGGAGTGTTAGTTGCCAAAATATGGGAGGTGGCTACATTCAATGAATCTACTGCTTCCGGAGACACCGAATTTTCGTGTTTCCATATCATGTAACGTATATTTATTTGTAACGCTTGTGATTATCTGAACCAGTGATACTTCTGTATCAGCCGTTGATTGGCCAATATAACAAATTTCCTTTAATTAGAATATCCTTATCATCTAATAATGGGAAAATTCACCGTTACTAACTTTTGTGTCTAGTTGTCAATTTTTATGCTATAGATTAAATGGTTAGAATCGTTTACACgactttatttattattattatactgtTTTTACTAAAGGATGTTTTGAATGAACGGTTCAGGTGTACCACGTGTACACAAATGACATGGAGGGACATTTTCTCTAATGGGGTCATTTGTAGCATGGATTAAGGTGCATTGGAATGGATTCTAAATCCACgtggatttcaaatcctcacGGGGTGTTTGACGCAGGGTATTAGAtggtattaggtgggatagaattgcatttggtcctgtgcaattccatcccgtgtttggagaggatgggaaatgTTGGGATTAAGGGGAATGGAAGTGCATTTAGTCCCATCGAATTGTGCTTAGTCCCGTGCAGGATTtttatggattttgaaatccactatacttgtgggcctcacattgatacatgcatttatccatgttgttcatccatatACGCCTTGCTATATATGTGTACAAATGAACGTCGACATCCGTTGTAAATTTAGGCCATTGACTACAATTCCATGGtctaccaaacatgattttggttAATCCTGTGTTTCCGGTGGtaaaatttttatcccaaacaaggaattggatggctacaataccatggtatttccagacatgcaatcattatgcaataatgatattaatcccatctaatacaattcaataccattcaattccatgaaccaaacacgcccttagttgTGTGAGTTTcgcattcttttttcttttgtttctctctctctctctctctctctctcaattgtcATTTTTTGAAGGTAGAAAGGTAGTACTTGAAACATAGGTGTTACTAAGTTACTAATCcattatacatgtggcccactgatgctatcccaaaacaatcagattattTGCTACAACATTAAATTACTTTAATAAAACAATCCAACCAATCCAAACATTGGTCTGGTATATCAATGATTAAAAACTATTGGTTAATTACTCAGTTGTAATCCTGCGCTTGTGGCTCATTTGAGGTTAGGAATTTCATTATTCTTGACaaattatatattttagggaTTTTTCCATATAACCACTTGCCTTTTTGGCTATGAACCGAAAACCTCCCGCTTTAAACTTCTTTCCACAACTTGCATACCTATTTCAAATAGGTCCTATCCTTTTCATTTTTTGACCTTTGCCAAATGACGACACTGCCCTCTTGGTTTCATTCTATGAACGTCACTGCCTACGGACGGATGATGataggtagaggtgggcatttatgacccaatccggtggatccgacccaattaGACCCGTTTCGAATATATTCGACGGCCTACATCGGGCCTGATCAAGTGTGGAAATCAAGACCCGATCATTTTTCAAGTCGGGTCCGGATAGAGGTCTAtttggaccgatccgatccgaatacCCAAATTGAAAGCATTTGGCCTGAACCGACTAGACCCGACCCGGAGCGGGTAGTATCAataccatttttttattttttaccctaaAATCTAAATCGTTTACACCCCTCCCCTCTTTTCTTACTCGAACGAACGagcctattcttcttcttcttcctctccagtcTCCAGCCTCCCCTTCccgatcttcttcctcctcagtctcctcttcttcttcagcgCCCGACGCCCATACTCCAGCCTTCCCTTTCTCTCACGATTCTATAGTGCTTCTGAAGCTAAGAAAATGGGACTTGTAAACATTGTGGTGGCGGTAAGTTGCCGATAGAAGGGTAATTTTGCTACTCTCCCTCATGATGTTACTACTATAGACATTGGATCTGGGTCATGTTTCAATGGCCTTGCCTGGCTAGCTATTGAATTTGGGGCTGTGTTTCAATGGCCTTGCCTGTGAACTGGGGGtgcccaaaaaaaatgaaaagaattctcaAGTTGGAATAtttccaaccattggatcatttGACTCTTTCCCTTTGAATATGGACAGTTCTATTGATTTGCAGGCCAttgataggatcttccaatcttgaagatttttaTGGGTACCGCCCATTCAACTTTTGCCTATCCACTGTTGTGGGGCATATtggataaatggtttggatcatggcgCCATGATTGCAGATCAGTGGCTAACCCAACATGAAAGAAGTTTTAGTGCACCTCAAGGGATGTGGACAATACAATCAAttaatctaaactgttcattaggtctaaTTGCACAGGGATGTGGACCGATCCGAACCTTGCCGAATCTAATTTGACTTAGTTTTCCTGACCGAATCGGACTCAGATTGGTTCAGGCCAGTAGGGGTTCGAGTTGGTCCGAGTTCGGGTTGGGCCATGTAGaatccggaccgagtcgagttggacccaatccaatccgactcggtccggTGCCCAGCTCTAataataggtggggtccatgatgtCATTCATGGTTTAATTATCCATGCAatccatctgttttacgacatcattatagggcatgagcacaaaattgaaacatatctgggtttagggtttagctaTAGGCACAATAAAGAAGGAGGGAAGTGGATTTAGATGCTTGGTGGAGTGTATTGGTTGATACATATGTACTTATCAAACTATATAGATATCATGGTTGTTGGgtaatccaacccatccaaatcATTGATTTAATCATGGATGGATAATAATAGAAAATTTCACTCACTAGGACTTGTCAGCTGTTTTTGCATATTCGCTAGTGGGAgccgaaaatgaagcagatccaaagttcaactaGGCCACATATGTGATAGTAGCCATAAGTGTGAAAGAAACACAATTCAAAGCCCATTACAGAGAACTGATCACATACGCAATGCCTACCAAAAAGCTACTTGACTAAGATATCAGTAACATTAAAACATCACCATCTACAACATAGATGACCCGGCAATTAAGTAAACCAGGGCagtctgttcatcaggtgggcctcaccgtcaTAATCGATGCACAACCCACAATTTGAATCAACGTGCTGGTGTGGGTAGGTGAGtctgatcagcctgattttcaaggAGAACTTTTTATGGTGAGGCATGCATATCATCTTCAAGGTACTGATATCTGTAACCATATAAAAACCATGTAGAAACGCAATATGTAGAGATTAAGCAATGAATTGAGATAATAGGAATCCTTTTGTATTTATATAGTTATAGAATATTACAACAACCTTTTGAATACATTACAATTTGTATTGAAAACTTAAAGTCTCCTCTTATTATCGGATGTAGTTGTGGAGGAGGTTAAACAGGATTTTTAACAAAACAATAGTAGCATAAATATATTAATCCTGTCAACAAAGCTCCTGTTGGTGGAAATTGATGGGACCCCAATGTTTTGTTGGGGGGTGGGGTCCCACTACTAACACTAATGGTACCTCATCCATGGCCTAGTTTCCTTGCAATAACAATTGGTTTTAATGAGAAATGGAAAAATATAGCAGTAAGTTCATTTCCGGTCTCATGTCAATTGGTGCAAGGTGGAACACTAAAACAAAGgcgagaaaattttcaaatatatttttttatagagCATAGAGAGAGATTTATACACATTGAGAGCCTTGGGTAATGTAATTATTTGTAAGAGAggagaagatgaaaaagaagtgtaTAACAAAACAATCCTAGCCCGATGATGTAAAGCGGGGTCATgtacagtttcatggctaaggtggattagaaaaggcccggtcaacgatagaagtgatccggaccgtcagaccttaaatcgagcgtatctcgcaatccagaatgagttaatGGACGTaaaatgtatgattttggggtagaatgagatactttagccacccattatgccgggttgcgcaagctagatttgcaaaataccataaGATCGACGATTGTTTCCCTTTTTTAGTTCaacttttactataaatagtaagttttagtttgattataactcttcatccattgggcttaaTTTATGAAGCCCAACGTCAAAAgtgcttggtgaagccaaataggacagacactatttttggtcgaaaaccttgtgcactagtggaaatcatgaccgtctataaacaataagtttagtatttataataagttacaaattctaagagttttagttatagtttgattttgaaacctCTCACATTGCTTAAtatccatatttaaagggttgtgaactcgtttatttcattgatcaatcaaattacgaattttatagaatttatttatatttttcttgatttttcctcATGAATTAgagagaagtctctatgaggagtccaaagaagcttcgtggattcgaagtagttatctttgaggaagatggtgatcgacctcatcacgttcatcccagTGTCACCCAAATAAATTAATCCTGCCAACAAAACTCCTCACGGTGGAAATTGGCTGGAACTGATGGTTTTGTTGGGAACCCTTACAATGGGTCCCAACATTAACACTAATGCGACCTCGCCCATGGCCCAGTTTCCTTGTAAAACGAATTAATTTTAATGAGAAAGAAAATAGGtaaggaaaattttaaatttccttatttattttttatagagtATAGAGAGAGATTCATATATATTGAGAGTAGtgaataacataatcatttataAGAAAGAGGAGAAGTTGAAAAAAGTTGTATATATGACACGACTATTTACAaggaaaatgagatgaaatcacaCAAACACCATAATTCTAGAACTTGTGGGGTATGTTCATGTGCTTCTGGGTGGCAGCTTGTACGTACGGTTGACAAATGCACTCAGCCCACTATCAATCTCATTTGATGGAAACACAAAGTGGGGCATGTCTTGATTAATCTCAAATCCAACCATCTTTTCACCAAATCATTTCAACACATCCACCAACCATCAATAGGCCGGACACCCTTCGACAACCATGCCTGGAGCTGTAGGGCAACTGGCCAACGGACAATGATCATCAGCATCCAAACCCCACCAATTCATCCCATAGATATCATATCCCTGAAGAGCATAGTACATCAATACACCCATCAAAGCAACACCAGCATCCAAACCAGCGGATAGGATGTAGTTATGCCTGGCCCACCACCCTCTGTATTTCCTGTAAACGTATAAGTTGAAAAAAATGCCCACTACAAAGTAGGTGATGTAGTTGACAGCCCTGCCAGGTGGCATGCTCCCAGTGGCCCCCAAGATCACAGGCATATTAATCAAGGATATCCACCGTTGGTTGGGGAAGAGTCGGGCCAATACATAGACAGGGATGGGCGAGATCGCTCCGATTAGAAAGAACCAGTTGACTTTGTCATAGACACCAAGGCTGCCGAACATCCGGAGTGGGCCCACCAGACCCCAGATGACAGATGCGCTGTAGAACACAGCATCACCAGGGCAAGTCCAAGGGCTCCCATCGGGGAGTGATGATGGATCGCAGATGTTTTCAACGGTTGTGAGTAGCCACCATGCAGTGCCGAAGTAGACCGTGGATGCCACCACTGTTCCGACCAGCTGAGTTTGAGAACAAACACGAGAGAATGGAGTGTGTTAGATGGTGAGTCGAGTCAAGACTCGCTCAAGATAAGTGCGTATCAGCTCAAgtcaagagtaaaaaaaaaaagactcaggtaggccacacaatggattggctactcaccctgccactagccaatgactagtggttggtgctctttgggccctaACATGTTGTGTCTCATCCatttggtccatccatttttctagataattttatggtatgaacccaaaactgaggtagatcaagatctcaagtgggccacacagtgttgattgaactctcaccattaaaaacttattgaggctacgaaagttttggatcaagctgatatttgttttttaccttcatccacgtttgtatgacctaatatacaggttggatgtcaaataaatattgcagtaggtcataggaggtttttaatggtagacattcaatcactactgttttcccatggtgtggtccaactgagatttcgATCTTCCTCATTTATGGGGCAGAGTATTAAATTAATGATATACAAAAATGGCCACATGAGTGTGTATcagtgaatggattggattcagAATAGTGGGGTCCATTCACAATCAGCGCTGAGTAACCCTATCTCAGCCGTTgcatattgtgtggcccacctgataaatggattggcctctctctctctctctctctctctctctctctctctcttaaggaTATCATTCATAAATTACAGTGGCTGGGATTTTAAGTTTCAACTGGTGGGCCTTACTTATTTAACGGTGAAAGATAAGTACCTGAGCAACGAACATGGATCTAGGAGGGATCTTCATGTAGTGGCCCAGTTTGAAATCCGCAAGGAACTGGATTGCCTGATTCATGCTGATATAACCGTAGGTCTTAAAAGCCACGTTGGCAAGGGGCTTCCCCGGGTACATGTACCCGATTACCAACTCCGTTATAACGTTTAATCCTGGGGTCTGCAGATATAAAGTGTTTGGAGAACCATATGTTCGTTAGCACGTgtatgagatccaagccgtcaaaaaaaatgtggcccaccttcaatatcatgAAACGAAACAAAATCAAGATCAAGCTCACCTGGTTAGTAGTGGCTGTGATGATTCCAATAGGTAGGGTGTAGAATAGAGCCAGTGCGCACGCTAGAAAGACCCCCCAGTAGGGAAGCTGCAACTGCTGACCAAAGCCTTCACATGTGAGGATGGCCAGACCGACCATGGACACCAATATCAGATGGAACCACCATTGAGGGACAGGATTGTATTTCTTCATCAATCTGTTATGGACGTCCTCCACCTGATCGCGGGCCTTCCCCACGGTTTTACGTGACAGCTGCCAGATCGAGCTGAGACATGTATATGCAGTTTTAGAGGAAGGAAGAAGATTAGGATGGATTAGTCACATGTTAAAACTAAGAGAATACAAGGTGGACTGAAATGGTggccattgatctagaccatccaaaatgTGTCATTTGCATGGGCCCTACGAAAGTAAGATCTTGATCAGATGGTCAGGCTGTCCAATTAGTGCAACGTTTGTCAAATAGATGGCTCAGCTTGATTGGAgtcattttcatctttcaattttGTTGAAAAAGTAATGCTCGAGCTGTctggggcccaatatgatgtgtgaATGCCATCGAAACTGTCCATTATATATGCCACCTAATGTTAGGCCTAGATTCCAAAATTGGGTCTCGGCCATAAGTGACGTaggaaggacgtgttgaggtcaAGCACCATATTCCTTAAGGGGGTTagtactctgaatccacggagcttctctggactccttagaTAAATACCTTGAATCTATGAagcaaagaataaaataaaaataatttgtaGAAAGTCCAAAATAATTGATTGATCCTTAAAAACGagcttacaacctcttaaatagtgacatgaaatttaggaatcaaacTACAAGTAAAACTCCCataaattgtgacttactatatataaataataaacttactatttataaacgtcATTGTTTTCGGCAAAAAATCACTGACTTATTTGTctcaaccatgttattctcctaattttctgACAACTTTTCATGCTGGACACAACTCATAAACGCCAATAgacgaaactaaaacttactaacaaaaataaaatggaatttcAACTGTCAATCTGATGGCATCTCACAAATTCCATTGTGGGCAACATGGACTTGGGTGGGGTAACAAAAGTAGCTTCTCCTGTCCCAAAAATATATATGACATATACGATGACTCATTtcaatttgcgagatatgccaaTTTTAAGTTTCTGACACTCCGAATCACTTTCGCGTGGGCAACACGAAGTAGAGTAGGGTaaataaagtagcttctcctacccaaaatcatatataacacgtctggtttgcgagatatgccaaTTTTAAGtttctgacggtctggatcacttcggcaattggaccttctctggtccatcttggccatgaaatcatccacgacccactctacatcactagggtgggccacacacaaagggAACCAAACAAAGATTACTTACATATGCATCCAACCATCAATAAATGGTAAACCAAACAAAGATCAGACACGTACCTCCAATGGAAAAGTGCCACGTGGGTCAAAGTAGCCCCTAAAGTCGCGAAACTAAGCCCATAACTGAAAGCGAAGAAGGTGCTGAGATGTATAGGGCTGTAATTATCATACCCTTTCTGATCAAAATCGAACGTTGCCTGATTAATCACACGTGAGATGTTGTACTTGTTTCCATCCGCATCAAAGGTCTTCGATGAAAAGATCGGGAACATCTTCGCATTAAACCAGTTATTCCAGTACGAGATCGGTGTGACGATGTATACGATCAAAACGAATCCGATTAATATATTGACGATCGCAAAACCTGGAGTAGCCAACGGACTACCAGTGTAACTAGATGCAGTGGCCCAATCTAGGCCGATGGACCCGATTCCAAGGCCCGAGTTACCGGACCCGATTTGCTGAGCAGTGACTGAGTTCTTCCATATCCAGCAGACAATGGAGAGGGCAGTTATGGAAGGGAAGAGATAATTAGGGATAACGTAATAAGCGAAGCTTGATATCATAACTATTAGGAAAAACTGCAGTCTTGTTAGCCCGCCTTTGGGTCTTTTCTCTTTCTCATGCAATGCCCTGCATATCTCACAAGCAATGTGTTAGTGGGCCCAGTTTgcgaatgtggggtccacataataaAATATTTGGTTTTGTTTGGGTGTTGGATTTTGGGTTGATTTCAATTCCTGTGGATAGAAATATCCAAAAGGTGTACTTATTGATTAGTAGCCCATGTAATAAGTTGAAATGATggtgggtccacctgatggacagctcaAATGTCTCACATCATACCAACTTAGCATTGGTGAGATTTAGATGAATGACAATGTGCACATTCAAGTCATTTGGGTGATTCCAGCACTTggttgatgtggtccacatgggtGCATGGCCGTCCATCTGATGGGATCCATCAAGATAAAAAGTTAATGCAGGTTGGTGAATTAGACAATGGTAATGAttttcatttgagagagagagagagagagagagagagagagagaacctgaaGAGGGAGACTTGGACAAGGTTACTGGGCCACCACATGTAGGGAGAATCGACCAGGTACTTCCTAAAGATACCAGCCCATCCATATCCTAGCATCTACACATTCCAATAACAATGTCCCATTAAAATTCCACCGTTAGATTGACCATACACACGTGTAAAATTTTGATCAAGTGGGCTACGTACATTGTCTATATGCTTGAAGCCATCCATAAACTATGGCTGTAGCACATTTtcaaagatccaagccgtccatcatttgGGGTACATGGGAAAAATCCTAACTACTAAATTTTTTGAGATGTGTTGGGGTTGTAGCATtctttttcttaatttatttagCATCTAAAAGGCTGGGATCTTCCATTTAGGGAGATAATAGGGGCATCTTCTATCGCTTGgggtccatcaaatcaatggtctctatcaggtgggccacatgtctaGAGCTCCTACCTAAAAGTTCTGTCAGGTCAGTTCATCAGTTGGCTAGAGTGTACAAAACAagatgtgtcccacttgatgagcCGATCGTGCTGATATTTTGTCCAGGTATCTTCCCACcatgacccacatgatggacggtttggatctttcaCATGAGTGTTTACTGGCTCAAAAAACCATAGTAAAAAAACAGCTCACCTGCGTAGTCTGGGCTAACAGAAATGCAGCAAACGGATGCATATCCCTGTGGTAAAATGCCTTCACAATGGTGATGATGTGGACAGCATAGACCCCACCTGCGCCTGAGTTGGCGAAGATGGTTATAAGTACGTGCTCTTTCAAATTGAACGGTCCAGGATTCAAAGAAAATGACCACTTGGTCATCGGGACACGTATGGGCTTTGTCGGCAACGTGGCCGCCATCAGCTTCCCGATCGGTAAAACAACGATCTGAGCCGTTACTGACGATACAGAGAGCTGGTTTTGACGGTATCCAAAGAACTTGTTGACGAATGCTAGAAGGACGCATGATGCAATGCCAAGGACCCATGTTCGGAACGTCAAGGTGGGCAACGTTGGATCGTCAATGATTGGGACAGTGAGGCGGACCTCATCGATCGGAGAGTCGTTGATTTCTTCATTATCTGAATGAAAAGTCAATAGAATTATTAAAAACATGAGATGCATACATAATTCTGTTTGATTAGGGacagatcaacggtcttgatcaatGGATTATGTTGTTTACTGATCAGACTGATCCATGAAAATGCGatccatggtttagtgatccagaccattgaactgTTGTCCCCAGATGGATGAATAACATCCCTACATGGAATATGCTAACCCTTTAATCAGTGGCCTACAAACAGACAGCTGAGAAGAAAAGTACAGCAATGGTCCGATAAAAGGTAAGTGTCGGATTACTGGGATCTTCCTGCATGGAaggtttttattttgtttatttatttaagcattttatccTCCCAAATGATGGACCGGATTGATTCCTTACCATGCCACTTGTACTGTGGGGAGTTGTCACTACAGTTTTCTGGTTCAATTGGCTCCTCCACCTCATCATCTCCAGAGAAATTTCTGATTACATCctatccatggtgggtcccatcatcttaacggtctagatcactaaaCTGTGGGCCCAATTGTAATGAATGGTCTCATCAGGACAAAGTGCACGTCCTGACACATTAGCGAGGACGGAGATTTAGGACGCGAATTGCGTTGCCCTTCCAGCACCCATTTCTATGgtatatatgtcttatccacaccatgcattaaAGTTTTAAGATCATTTCAGtgaatgagtccaaaaataaggaagatccaaagatcaagcggaCCACAGAGTTGGgattggacgcccaccattaaaaatttcttagaagCTACAGAAGTATTTAacgaagctgatttttgtttttaccTTATCTGGGATTTTGTGATTTTATAAAGAGGTtcgatggaagataaacattgcGGTGCACTGTAGGAAAGTTTAAACGGTGTGTTTCATTTTTCCCACTTCTTCATTTGTTACGGtatacttaagctttggatctactacatttttgggctcatggcctaaaatgattggaaaaaatggatagatagcgtggataatatatatatatatatatatatatatatatatatatatatatatatatatatatcgcagtgggccacacatagattAGTTAGggatagaggtgggcattgagtcgagtcggaccggattgagtccaactcgactcaatccgaTTTTTTAAGAACCTGACCTGAATGGAATACGATCCAGGACCGAGTCCAGTAGGgttgactcgatccgattcgaATTCTTGCTGGCCAGACgcgaaccgagtccaactcggtctgAGAAACCGAatcaagtcggatcgagttaAGTCTATCCAGTCGATTCAGATTGAGCTAAATCAAGATTGAGAAAGAggggaggagagagaaaggaggagagaaagaaggagatgtgggaaatcggaagagaaaggaggagagaaagaaagagatgagggaaatcgggagagaatggatgagagatgggtgggtgcggtgCCTTGTtcaggtagagaaagagaagggagtgATTATGGTTTCATTCGGGTGAGACGGATAGtaaaaaagtgaaaataaaaaattagatattatttatatattaccCGACCGAATCGGATCGGGCCAAATttggccactgatccgaacttAATTCGATGTACG
Coding sequences:
- the LOC131257933 gene encoding oligopeptide transporter 5-like; the encoded protein is MTGAIDPPSSKEDNEEINDSPIDEVRLTVPIIDDPTLPTLTFRTWVLGIASCVLLAFVNKFFGYRQNQLSVSSVTAQIVVLPIGKLMAATLPTKPIRVPMTKWSFSLNPGPFNLKEHVLITIFANSGAGGVYAVHIITIVKAFYHRDMHPFAAFLLAQTTQMLGYGWAGIFRKYLVDSPYMWWPSNLVQVSLFRALHEKEKRPKGGLTRLQFFLIVMISSFAYYVIPNYLFPSITALSIVCWIWKNSVTAQQIGSGNSGLGIGSIGLDWATASSYTGSPLATPGFAIVNILIGFVLIVYIVTPISYWNNWFNAKMFPIFSSKTFDADGNKYNISRVINQATFDFDQKGYDNYSPIHLSTFFAFSYGLSFATLGATLTHVALFHWSSIWQLSRKTVGKARDQVEDVHNRLMKKYNPVPQWWFHLILVSMVGLAILTCEGFGQQLQLPYWGVFLACALALFYTLPIGIITATTNQTPGLNVITELVIGYMYPGKPLANVAFKTYGYISMNQAIQFLADFKLGHYMKIPPRSMFVAQLVGTVVASTVYFGTAWWLLTTVENICDPSSLPDGSPWTCPGDAVFYSASVIWGLVGPLRMFGSLGVYDKVNWFFLIGAISPIPVYVLARLFPNQRWISLINMPVILGATGSMPPGRAVNYITYFVVGIFFNLYVYRKYRGWWARHNYILSAGLDAGVALMGVLMYYALQGYDIYGMNWWGLDADDHCPLASCPTAPGMVVEGCPAY